From a single Stomoxys calcitrans chromosome 4, idStoCalc2.1, whole genome shotgun sequence genomic region:
- the LOC106080853 gene encoding steroid receptor RNA activator 1, with translation MADKPPTAMPPASDPFPGSRTPGWNDPPTMSYNPLAATAPGRTRILNKRVAYPLQGSVTSTTPTTKPTAVVLPNQLVGGSGQGLPPPPMATMQPVAVVHPMPPMSQNSGSQQESIQLPLDALMVSFRNLRDKVPLVQESVNVRREEIERRLGIIEQLWQSGNLSEAVKQKIYNLSLAVQRNAHNEATEIYTSLVANHANECTSWAVTLRHIVLTIAPTQTPMTATANTANITIAAFTGSDSSLVGSSTGGNTTLSAIPTMTVSAMPRSATNSNEVDGNSSSNVAISRIQHI, from the exons ATGGCTGATAAACCACCAACCGCTATGCCACCGGCCAGTGACCCCTTCCCTG GTTCGCGTACCCCGGGCTGGAATGATCCGCCCACCATGTCATATAATCCCTTGGCTGCAACAGCACCGGGGAGGACTCGCATTTTGAATAAGCGTGTTGCCTACCCACTACAAGGTTCTGTGACGTCAACTACTCCAACTACGAAACCCACTGCAGTAGTTTTGCCTAATCAATTGGTAGGTGGTAGCGGTCAAGGACTACCACCACCACCCATGGCCACAATGCAACCAGTGGCTGTTGTCCACCCAATGCCTCCCATGTCACAGAATTCCGGCAGCCAACAGGAAAGCATTCAACTGCCACTCGATGCATTAATGGTAAGTTTTCGTAACCTAAGGGACAAAGTTCCTTTGGTGCAAGAGTCAGTGAATGTACGGCGAGAGGAGATTGAGAGGCGCCTGGGCATCATAGAACAACTCTGGCAATCAGGAAATTTGAGTGAGgctgtaaaacaaaaaatatataacttAAGTTTGGCTGTACAGCGTAATGCCCACAATGAGGCTACAGAAATATACACTTCGCTAGTCGCCAACCACGCCAACGAATGTACATCATGGGCTGTTACATTAAGACATATAGTACTGACAATAGCGCCAACGCAAACGCCAATGACCGCCACCGCAAATACGGCCAATATAACTATTGCAGCGTTCACAGGAAGCGATAGCAGTCTAGTTGGATCCAGTACCGGAGGTAATACGACGCTATCTGCAATACCCACCATGACTGTGTCGGCCATGCCACGTTCAGCAACGAACAGCAATGAAGTCGATGGCAATAGCAGCAGCAATGTTGCAATATCAAGGATTCAGCACATATGA